A window of Reinekea marina contains these coding sequences:
- a CDS encoding ParB/RepB/Spo0J family partition protein, producing MSAKRRGLGKGLDALITKRQEVAEITEQPVETLKDGGLKELPIEWVQPGTYQPRRDMSTEALEELASSIRAQGVMQPVVVRPIGPQSYELIAGERRWRASQMAELEKIPAVIRDVSDEDAIAMALIENVQRENLNPMEEAFALQRLQKEFELTQAEVAQAIGKSRVTVTNLLRLISLEPDVRRMLEHGDLEMGHARALLGLSGDSQIDAARQVVAKGLTVRQTEALVRQTNSPKPTDSSKSVMSNDANIKRLESMLEKRLGASVQIKHGAGGKGSLTIKYTSLDELDGILAHVK from the coding sequence ATGTCAGCCAAAAGAAGAGGCTTAGGTAAAGGATTAGACGCGCTCATTACTAAGCGCCAGGAAGTTGCTGAGATAACAGAACAGCCGGTTGAGACCCTTAAAGATGGTGGTCTTAAAGAGTTGCCTATTGAATGGGTACAACCGGGGACTTATCAGCCTCGACGCGATATGTCGACCGAGGCGTTAGAAGAGTTAGCCAGTTCTATACGTGCTCAAGGTGTTATGCAGCCCGTAGTGGTGCGTCCTATCGGCCCGCAATCGTATGAATTAATTGCTGGCGAGCGTCGTTGGCGTGCTTCGCAAATGGCTGAGTTGGAAAAAATTCCAGCGGTGATTCGCGATGTGTCCGATGAAGACGCCATTGCCATGGCGTTGATCGAGAACGTTCAGCGAGAAAACTTAAATCCAATGGAAGAAGCGTTTGCATTGCAGCGTCTGCAAAAAGAATTTGAGCTTACTCAAGCTGAAGTGGCTCAAGCCATTGGTAAATCCCGTGTGACGGTGACTAACCTATTGCGCTTAATCAGTTTAGAGCCTGATGTGCGCCGCATGTTAGAGCATGGCGATTTAGAAATGGGTCATGCGCGAGCTTTGTTAGGGTTGTCGGGAGACTCGCAGATAGATGCGGCTCGGCAAGTTGTCGCTAAAGGTTTAACGGTTCGCCAAACTGAGGCATTGGTTCGTCAAACGAACTCACCGAAACCAACGGATTCGTCAAAATCGGTCATGTCTAATGATGCCAACATAAAGCGTCTAGAGAGCATGCTGGAAAAGCGTTTGGGTGCGTCAGTGCAAATTAAGCATGGAGCTGGTGGTAAAGGTTCGTTGACAATCAAATACACCAGTTTAGATGAGCTCGACGGTATCTTGGCGCACGTAAAGTAA
- a CDS encoding ParA family protein codes for MSQIFAITNQKGGVGKTTTAINLPASLVAMKRRVLVVDLDPQGNATMGSGIDKSDLNLSAYDVLTGKCDCNEAILHSEEAGYDVLPANGDLTAAEVELIELKMKEHRLQYALAEVKKNYDYIFIDCPPSLNMLTVNALCAAQKILIPMQCEYYALEGLAALLDTISRIQKVINPSLEVGGLLRTMYDPRNSLTNDVSEQLFEHFGDKVFSAVIPRNVRLAEAPSYGLPALVYDRQSSGAKAYLALAGELVRRVEGDKASTDTALETVKQ; via the coding sequence TTGAGTCAAATATTCGCAATTACGAACCAAAAAGGCGGTGTCGGCAAAACAACGACGGCGATTAACTTGCCCGCATCTCTAGTCGCTATGAAGCGAAGAGTGCTGGTGGTCGACCTAGATCCTCAGGGTAACGCGACCATGGGCAGCGGAATTGATAAATCTGACCTCAATTTGTCAGCCTACGATGTATTGACCGGCAAGTGCGATTGCAATGAAGCCATATTGCATTCTGAAGAAGCGGGCTACGATGTCTTGCCAGCCAATGGTGACTTAACGGCCGCAGAAGTTGAGCTCATAGAGCTTAAAATGAAAGAGCATCGATTACAGTATGCGCTGGCAGAAGTTAAGAAAAACTACGACTATATTTTCATCGATTGCCCACCATCGTTGAACATGCTTACCGTCAATGCGCTTTGTGCTGCGCAAAAAATCCTTATTCCTATGCAATGCGAATACTACGCGTTAGAAGGGTTGGCCGCTTTGCTCGATACCATCAGCCGAATCCAGAAAGTGATTAACCCCTCTTTAGAGGTGGGTGGATTACTGCGTACCATGTACGATCCAAGAAATAGCTTAACAAATGATGTGTCAGAACAATTGTTTGAGCACTTTGGCGATAAAGTATTCAGCGCCGTCATTCCCAGAAATGTGCGTTTAGCTGAAGCCCCGAGTTATGGGTTGCCAGCCTTGGTTTATGATCGTCAATCCAGCGGTGCAAAAGCTTATTTGGCGTTAGCCGGCGAGCTTGTTCGTCGAGTTGAAGGCGACAAAGCCAGCACAGACACTGCGTTAGAAACTGTAAAACAGTAA
- the rsmG gene encoding 16S rRNA (guanine(527)-N(7))-methyltransferase RsmG, with amino-acid sequence MSQEYRAQLERGIAQLELALNDEQIERLLAYHAMLVKWNKAYNLTSVRDPAQMIARHLIDSLSIVPFIKSTNLLDVGTGPGLPGMIIALINPALPVYMLDSNGKKTRFLNQVKMELKVDNAEVIHHRLESWQPGQDFNQITSRAFATLSDMVGFSRHLLSSDGRFIAMKGQYPEDEIAQLPEDIDVLAVSPIKVPGNEGERHMVELGIR; translated from the coding sequence ATGAGCCAAGAGTATCGAGCACAGTTAGAACGAGGCATTGCTCAGTTAGAGTTGGCCTTGAATGACGAACAAATTGAACGGCTTTTGGCGTACCACGCCATGCTCGTAAAATGGAATAAAGCTTATAACCTCACCAGTGTGCGTGACCCAGCCCAGATGATCGCTAGGCACTTAATAGACAGTTTAAGTATTGTTCCTTTTATAAAATCGACCAATTTACTGGATGTCGGCACGGGTCCGGGGTTGCCTGGGATGATCATTGCCTTAATTAACCCAGCGCTGCCGGTTTATATGCTAGACAGTAATGGCAAAAAAACGCGCTTCTTGAATCAAGTAAAGATGGAGCTTAAGGTAGATAACGCCGAAGTGATCCATCATCGGCTAGAAAGTTGGCAACCTGGCCAAGATTTTAACCAGATCACATCTAGAGCCTTTGCAACGCTGTCAGATATGGTAGGCTTCTCTCGCCACTTATTATCATCAGATGGTCGATTTATCGCCATGAAGGGGCAATACCCCGAAGATGAAATAGCTCAACTGCCTGAAGACATTGATGTGTTGGCCGTTTCGCCGATTAAAGTTCCCGGTAATGAAGGCGAGCGGCACATGGTAGAGCTAGGTATTCGTTAA
- the mnmG gene encoding tRNA uridine-5-carboxymethylaminomethyl(34) synthesis enzyme MnmG, giving the protein MDFPKQYDVIVIGGGHAGTEAALAAARAGSQTLLLTHNIETVGVMSCNPAIGGIGKSHLVKEIDALGGAMATATDYAGIQWRVLNSRKGPAVRATRAQADRALYKAAIRHIVEHQENLEVFSQAADDLILEGDQVVGAVTQTGIRIRAKAVVLTAGTFLGGKIHVGMQNYSGGRMGDAPSNSLSERLRELPFNVGRLKTGTPARIDARSVDFSKMIEQPGDEKPAVMSYMGSVEQHPEQVSCYITNTSEETHDIIRNNLDKSPMFAGEIEGIGPRYCPSIEDKVTRFADKNSHQIFVEPEGLTTYELYPNGISTSLPFDVQVQFIRTMKGFENAHITRPGYAIEYDYFNPQDLKHSLETKYIANLFFAGQINGTTGYEEAGAQGLLAGLNAARKAQGQETWYPRRDEAYIGVLVDDLITMGTLEPYRMFTSRAEHRLLLREDNADARLTETGRQLGLVDDARWAAFSAKQDAIAAEQARLRTTFIQPKTEQAAVLSEKLPQPLKKEFSLADLLKRPELTYSDIEQAAAPDAPLSIDAAEQVEIAAKYEGYISRQQEEIESMRRHENTKLPETLDLDNVGGLSNEVKQKLKQVQPETLAQASRIQGVTPAAISMLYIHIKKHNASKQSA; this is encoded by the coding sequence GTGGATTTTCCAAAACAGTACGATGTAATAGTGATCGGCGGCGGTCATGCCGGAACAGAAGCGGCATTAGCCGCTGCGCGTGCGGGCAGTCAAACACTGTTATTGACCCATAACATCGAAACGGTTGGGGTTATGTCGTGTAACCCTGCGATTGGCGGTATAGGTAAAAGCCACCTTGTTAAAGAGATTGATGCCCTAGGTGGTGCTATGGCTACCGCCACCGATTACGCAGGTATACAGTGGCGAGTTTTAAACTCCCGTAAAGGTCCGGCTGTTCGAGCAACCCGCGCACAAGCCGACCGAGCTTTGTATAAAGCCGCTATCCGCCACATTGTTGAACACCAAGAGAACTTAGAGGTGTTTTCACAGGCTGCCGATGATTTGATCTTAGAAGGTGATCAGGTTGTGGGCGCCGTCACGCAAACGGGTATTCGTATTCGCGCCAAGGCCGTGGTGTTAACTGCGGGCACATTCTTAGGCGGTAAAATACACGTCGGCATGCAAAATTATTCCGGTGGTCGCATGGGCGATGCACCCAGTAATTCGCTATCAGAGCGGTTACGAGAATTGCCATTTAATGTGGGCCGTTTAAAAACTGGTACGCCGGCGCGTATCGATGCTCGCTCGGTAGATTTTAGTAAAATGATCGAGCAGCCCGGTGATGAAAAGCCAGCGGTTATGTCTTATATGGGTTCAGTTGAGCAGCATCCCGAGCAGGTGAGTTGCTATATCACCAACACCAGCGAAGAAACACACGACATTATTCGTAATAATTTAGACAAATCGCCCATGTTTGCGGGCGAGATCGAAGGCATCGGACCACGCTATTGCCCGTCTATCGAAGATAAAGTCACTCGCTTTGCAGATAAAAACAGCCACCAAATATTTGTTGAGCCAGAAGGTTTAACCACCTACGAGTTATACCCGAACGGTATTTCAACGAGTCTTCCGTTTGATGTGCAGGTGCAATTTATACGCACCATGAAAGGTTTTGAAAATGCCCATATTACTCGTCCTGGTTATGCCATCGAGTACGATTATTTTAACCCACAAGATTTAAAGCATTCTTTAGAAACCAAATACATCGCTAATTTGTTCTTTGCGGGCCAAATTAACGGAACCACTGGCTATGAAGAAGCCGGTGCGCAAGGCTTATTGGCGGGTTTAAATGCCGCTCGCAAAGCGCAAGGGCAAGAAACCTGGTACCCAAGAAGAGACGAAGCCTACATTGGCGTACTAGTCGACGATCTCATTACCATGGGCACCTTAGAGCCTTATCGCATGTTTACCAGCAGAGCCGAACACCGCTTGCTGTTACGTGAAGATAACGCCGATGCGCGATTAACCGAAACCGGCCGTCAGTTAGGCTTAGTCGATGATGCTCGTTGGGCCGCATTTAGTGCGAAACAAGATGCCATTGCCGCTGAGCAAGCCCGATTGCGAACTACCTTTATTCAGCCTAAAACAGAGCAAGCGGCCGTGTTATCTGAAAAGCTGCCACAGCCTTTGAAGAAAGAATTTAGCTTAGCCGATCTCCTCAAACGACCTGAACTCACCTACAGCGACATAGAGCAAGCGGCCGCACCTGATGCTCCACTTTCGATTGATGCCGCCGAGCAAGTTGAGATTGCGGCAAAATATGAAGGCTATATTTCTCGCCAGCAAGAAGAAATTGAAAGCATGCGTCGCCATGAAAACACTAAGCTGCCAGAAACATTAGATTTAGACAATGTAGGTGGGCTTTCCAACGAGGTGAAGCAAAAATTGAAGCAAGTTCAGCCGGAAACATTAGCGCAAGCATCTCGAATACAAGGTGTTACGCCAGCGGCGATTTCAATGCTATATATTCATATCAAGAAACACAACGCCAGTAAGCAAAGCGCATGA
- a CDS encoding FHA domain-containing protein — MATVIEVLNKKGEVISYERFDQDRVSIGRSYENDLRLADETIDAKHLEISINEDGTFRVVDQGTVNGSLLVKKSAKPKTVLSILDIHSGDEIKLGHSRIRVVDSTIAVPKAQKIVPDNGWVVWLKKPLVVIGLLILSLLNLMYQDYSTKIVEIEAADYVMSFFQAGAGVLVVCLMLSLLAKAVRHQWLFIENLVNVCLFILVLDIGRELLDILIFNFGYWYSKELLDAVILFSVALMGAWIITFNVFTEKRMLRIGMVTAFAGLVLTYNLVKNYSDDKEFDKIRPVVTDKYKSWVLVPNSPVTDAQFINDSVMIFENTPKNDTD, encoded by the coding sequence ATGGCCACAGTAATTGAAGTACTTAATAAAAAAGGCGAGGTGATTTCTTATGAGCGATTCGATCAAGATCGCGTTAGCATCGGTAGAAGTTATGAGAACGACTTACGCCTAGCCGATGAAACCATTGATGCCAAGCATCTCGAAATTAGTATTAACGAAGATGGTACTTTTCGAGTGGTCGATCAAGGCACGGTGAATGGGTCCTTGTTGGTTAAGAAATCGGCTAAACCCAAGACTGTTTTGTCTATTTTAGATATACATTCTGGCGATGAAATTAAGCTTGGTCACAGTCGAATCCGAGTAGTTGATTCAACAATTGCTGTTCCAAAAGCACAGAAAATTGTGCCCGACAATGGTTGGGTAGTGTGGTTGAAAAAGCCTCTGGTAGTTATTGGTTTATTGATTCTATCGTTGCTGAATTTAATGTACCAAGACTATTCCACCAAAATAGTCGAGATTGAAGCAGCCGATTACGTCATGAGTTTTTTTCAAGCAGGTGCCGGTGTACTGGTGGTCTGTTTGATGTTGAGTTTGCTAGCTAAAGCCGTTCGACATCAATGGCTGTTTATAGAAAACTTGGTCAATGTGTGTCTCTTTATTTTGGTGTTGGATATTGGTCGCGAGCTGTTAGACATACTCATATTCAATTTTGGGTATTGGTACAGCAAAGAGTTGCTCGATGCTGTTATTCTGTTTTCTGTTGCATTGATGGGTGCTTGGATCATTACGTTTAATGTGTTTACAGAAAAGCGAATGCTTCGAATCGGCATGGTGACCGCGTTTGCAGGCTTAGTATTAACTTACAATCTAGTGAAAAATTATTCTGATGATAAAGAGTTTGATAAAATTCGACCGGTGGTAACGGATAAATATAAGTCGTGGGTTTTAGTGCCGAACAGCCCAGTTACGGATGCGCAATTCATTAACGATAGCGTGATGATCTTTGAAAATACACCAAAGAACGACACGGATTAA
- a CDS encoding S1C family serine protease — translation MNPLRAAIRWCFIVLLCQLAWVHAYTADEIFKEFRSRIYQIKVVDIESDSRTSIGSGFVVHDDTTVATNYHVVSAFVSKPEKYRVMIIPENGEPIAVKVVDFDIVNDLALLTSDVSLGTPIRIADEEPIQGTEIFAVGNPHDLGMTVVPGTYNGLADTAYYHRIHFSGSINPGMSGGPVFNATGELTGINVATSGNQVSFLVPAKKLTHFLANQEVILPEKMAERAQAQLLASQSKLLNDFLTYPRDIDTLGQAQVIGDIKGLVSCWGNSSRDEVDELLIVAVTKGCSLTDNIYINGGMTTGSLGYQFNWYDGQALSRAQFDHFLQGRLDWRADNRVTFKDVSAYQCHEDFTQINSNDSTSGIAKSFFCARQYTQFPELYDVLYFRLAKRDDFALVSHLTVSGVSQQSALAFLESFTEDVQWPQ, via the coding sequence ATGAACCCCTTAAGAGCAGCGATTCGATGGTGCTTCATTGTTTTATTGTGTCAGTTGGCTTGGGTGCATGCTTATACGGCGGATGAAATTTTCAAAGAATTTCGAAGCCGTATTTATCAGATAAAAGTTGTCGATATTGAGTCCGACAGCCGTACCTCTATTGGCTCAGGTTTTGTGGTGCATGATGATACAACCGTAGCTACGAACTACCACGTGGTGTCGGCCTTTGTGTCAAAACCGGAGAAGTACCGGGTTATGATCATTCCTGAAAACGGCGAGCCTATTGCGGTTAAGGTGGTCGATTTTGACATCGTAAATGATTTGGCATTGCTAACGTCTGATGTTTCTCTGGGCACGCCTATTAGGATAGCCGATGAAGAACCCATTCAAGGCACGGAAATTTTTGCCGTCGGGAACCCCCACGACCTAGGTATGACAGTTGTGCCAGGCACTTATAATGGATTGGCCGATACAGCCTATTACCACCGTATTCATTTTTCTGGCTCAATTAACCCTGGTATGAGTGGAGGGCCGGTTTTTAATGCCACGGGTGAATTGACCGGCATTAATGTCGCGACTTCTGGAAACCAGGTTAGCTTTTTGGTGCCCGCCAAAAAACTAACCCACTTCTTAGCTAACCAAGAAGTGATTTTGCCAGAAAAAATGGCCGAACGTGCGCAGGCGCAGTTACTGGCCAGCCAATCAAAATTACTGAACGATTTTCTAACTTACCCGCGTGATATCGACACACTAGGGCAAGCTCAGGTAATTGGGGATATTAAAGGCTTGGTGTCATGCTGGGGGAACTCATCACGCGATGAAGTGGATGAGTTGCTCATCGTTGCGGTCACAAAGGGTTGTTCTTTAACCGACAATATTTACATCAACGGTGGTATGACCACAGGCAGCTTGGGGTATCAGTTTAACTGGTACGATGGCCAAGCTCTGTCGAGGGCTCAATTTGATCACTTCTTGCAAGGTCGGTTGGATTGGCGAGCCGATAATCGAGTTACATTTAAAGATGTATCCGCTTATCAATGCCATGAAGATTTCACTCAAATAAATAGCAATGACTCTACCTCTGGCATTGCGAAATCATTTTTTTGCGCAAGACAATATACGCAGTTTCCCGAGCTCTACGATGTTCTCTATTTTAGATTGGCTAAGCGAGACGATTTTGCCTTGGTCAGTCACCTCACCGTTTCAGGAGTGAGCCAACAATCGGCCCTGGCATTTTTGGAATCATTTACTGAGGACGTGCAATGGCCACAGTAA
- a CDS encoding Lon protease family protein, producing MTEKVLPLAPEALRARVDLSYLNIQTTADVQGESSFLGQPRAKKSLEFGIAMRGGGYNLYVMGDSGTGRNSLVSKYVKELADSQPAPSEWAYINNFEVTREPYALEMPAGQGNKLKESIDQFISDLMDTFPAAFENPTYQRKRTGIDKEFNKRYDAALKVVERFANEKEVAVIADGGSVMLLPVVNGKALDDTEFAQLPEEQRTSFQDRINAIEGFLNEQVLELPTWRRKSSEDFRQLNITTVQQAIKPLLKELEVKNKSLLSVLRFIREIKNHLPKLIVDLFIEESITDATSDQERRATIERWLKPNLMVQHEANEGAPVVYEMLPTYQNLFGRIEYTTQQGIPNTNFQLIRAGSLLKANGGYLILDAEKLLQEPFAYDALKLALKSKELKMEMPFSDATLMHSITLSPQSIDLDVKVILLGSREIYYQLQEWDPEFMELFRVPVDFDSFIPRTRNTVDNLILRIKDYGEEKNFKPLTRNALERLIEYSLRESEHQQRISARIVRLFKVFAEADFISGHDQSEFITEQHIQQALEAAEYRNGRIADQMLSEIEEGTILIDTEGERVGCINGLTVMEIGESRFGSPARITSTVHVGGKGVVDIEREVELGQSLHSKGVMILSGFLGHEFGRRFPLTLSAHIAMEQSYGYIDGDSATVAEYCSLISAIAQVPIKQSIAITGSMNQLGEVQAIGGVNEKIEGFFKLCQLRGLKGEHGVIVPADNVKHLMLSPEVVEAVKAGQFTIWAVSHVYQALRLLSDIEPGSPNEKLEFPADSVNGKAQTELKTLCELYQEAEEE from the coding sequence ATGACAGAAAAGGTTCTTCCGCTCGCTCCAGAAGCGTTGCGCGCCCGTGTAGATCTAAGCTACTTAAATATTCAAACCACCGCCGATGTTCAAGGTGAATCCAGTTTTTTGGGGCAACCTAGAGCCAAAAAATCGCTAGAATTTGGCATCGCCATGCGTGGAGGCGGCTACAACCTTTATGTCATGGGTGATTCCGGCACCGGCCGAAACTCACTGGTTTCTAAATACGTCAAAGAGCTGGCCGATAGTCAACCCGCACCCAGTGAATGGGCCTATATAAATAACTTTGAAGTAACCCGAGAGCCCTACGCCCTTGAAATGCCTGCGGGTCAGGGTAATAAACTTAAAGAATCAATCGATCAATTCATAAGCGATTTGATGGATACTTTTCCTGCCGCGTTTGAAAACCCAACCTATCAACGCAAGCGCACCGGCATAGATAAAGAATTTAATAAACGCTACGACGCCGCCTTGAAAGTAGTCGAGCGATTCGCCAATGAAAAAGAAGTGGCCGTTATCGCCGATGGTGGCTCCGTGATGTTATTGCCCGTAGTGAATGGCAAAGCACTCGACGATACAGAGTTTGCACAACTGCCCGAAGAGCAACGAACCTCATTTCAAGACCGTATTAATGCGATCGAAGGCTTTTTAAATGAACAAGTTTTAGAACTGCCCACATGGCGGCGAAAAAGCTCAGAAGATTTCCGACAGCTTAACATTACAACGGTTCAACAAGCGATTAAACCCTTGTTGAAAGAACTCGAAGTAAAAAATAAAAGCCTGTTAAGCGTACTTCGATTTATTCGCGAAATTAAAAATCATTTACCGAAATTGATTGTTGATTTGTTTATTGAAGAATCTATTACCGATGCAACTTCTGATCAGGAGCGTCGTGCCACAATAGAGCGATGGTTAAAGCCCAACTTGATGGTGCAGCATGAAGCCAACGAAGGCGCACCGGTTGTCTATGAAATGCTGCCAACCTATCAAAACCTGTTTGGCCGCATTGAATATACAACCCAGCAAGGAATTCCCAATACAAACTTTCAACTGATTCGTGCCGGTAGTTTATTAAAAGCCAATGGCGGCTATTTAATATTGGATGCCGAAAAATTATTGCAAGAGCCTTTTGCATACGATGCCTTGAAACTGGCATTGAAATCAAAAGAGCTAAAAATGGAAATGCCTTTTTCCGATGCAACGCTCATGCATTCAATAACGCTCAGCCCTCAATCGATCGATCTAGACGTTAAAGTAATTTTACTGGGCTCGCGCGAAATTTATTATCAATTGCAAGAGTGGGACCCAGAGTTTATGGAGCTGTTTCGTGTACCGGTAGATTTCGACAGCTTTATACCACGTACTCGCAACACGGTTGATAACTTAATTTTACGCATAAAAGATTACGGCGAAGAAAAAAACTTTAAGCCGCTGACTCGCAACGCATTAGAACGCTTAATAGAATACAGTTTGCGAGAATCCGAACATCAGCAGCGAATATCAGCTCGCATCGTTCGACTATTTAAAGTGTTTGCCGAGGCCGATTTTATCAGTGGGCATGATCAATCTGAATTTATTACTGAGCAACACATACAGCAAGCTCTAGAAGCTGCAGAGTACCGAAATGGGCGAATAGCCGATCAGATGCTCAGCGAAATAGAAGAGGGCACAATATTAATTGACACCGAAGGCGAACGAGTTGGCTGCATCAATGGTCTAACGGTGATGGAGATTGGCGAAAGCCGATTCGGCTCACCGGCGCGAATTACCTCCACAGTGCATGTCGGTGGCAAAGGTGTGGTAGATATTGAGCGTGAAGTTGAGCTCGGGCAATCGTTGCACAGTAAAGGTGTGATGATTTTAAGCGGGTTTCTAGGGCATGAATTTGGCCGTCGTTTTCCGCTGACATTATCGGCGCACATTGCCATGGAGCAAAGCTATGGCTATATCGATGGTGATAGCGCCACGGTGGCAGAGTATTGCTCATTAATTTCGGCCATCGCGCAGGTACCCATTAAACAAAGTATTGCTATTACAGGTTCAATGAATCAATTGGGTGAAGTTCAAGCCATCGGTGGCGTTAATGAAAAAATTGAAGGCTTTTTCAAGCTTTGCCAATTACGTGGTTTAAAGGGTGAGCACGGCGTTATTGTTCCGGCCGACAACGTTAAACACCTCATGTTATCACCTGAAGTGGTAGAGGCCGTTAAAGCGGGGCAGTTTACGATATGGGCGGTTTCGCATGTGTATCAAGCTTTACGTTTGCTTTCTGACATAGAGCCAGGCAGCCCTAACGAAAAACTAGAGTTCCCAGCCGATTCAGTCAATGGTAAAGCGCAGACTGAATTAAAAACACTGTGTGAACTGTACCAAGAAGCAGAAGAAGAGTAG
- a CDS encoding thymidylate synthase, translating to MNQYLALCQRIIDEGQWVENKRTGKRCLTVINADLEYDVGANEFPLITTRKSFYKAAIAEFLGYIRGYDNAADFRKLGAKTWDANANENSAWLANEHRKGSDDMGRVYGVQGRAWAKPDGGFVDQLKKIVDNLSNGIDDRGEILSFYNPGEFHMGCLRPCMHTHTFSLLGDTLSLTSYQRSCDVPLGLNFNQVQVFFFLAIMAQITGLKPGKAYHKIVNAHIYEDQLELMREVQLKRKPYPSPKLIINPEIKSLKDLETWVTMDDFSVEGYQHHEAIAYPFSV from the coding sequence ATGAACCAGTATTTAGCCTTATGCCAACGCATCATAGATGAAGGCCAATGGGTAGAAAACAAACGCACCGGCAAACGTTGCTTAACCGTAATTAATGCCGATTTAGAATATGATGTTGGCGCTAATGAATTTCCGCTCATTACTACTCGAAAAAGCTTTTATAAAGCCGCCATCGCTGAGTTTTTAGGTTACATTCGTGGCTACGACAACGCTGCCGACTTTCGCAAACTGGGTGCAAAAACATGGGACGCCAACGCCAACGAAAATAGCGCTTGGCTGGCCAATGAGCACCGCAAAGGGTCCGACGACATGGGTCGAGTTTACGGCGTGCAAGGCCGAGCATGGGCCAAACCCGACGGCGGTTTTGTCGATCAGTTGAAAAAAATAGTCGACAACCTCAGCAACGGTATCGACGATCGCGGTGAAATCCTCAGCTTCTATAACCCAGGCGAATTCCACATGGGTTGCCTACGCCCCTGCATGCACACCCACACTTTCAGCTTATTGGGCGACACGCTCTCGCTCACCAGCTACCAGCGTTCATGCGATGTGCCATTAGGCTTAAACTTCAATCAAGTACAAGTGTTCTTCTTCTTAGCCATTATGGCGCAAATAACCGGCCTCAAACCCGGCAAGGCGTACCACAAAATAGTGAACGCTCACATATACGAAGATCAGTTGGAACTCATGCGAGAAGTGCAATTAAAACGCAAGCCCTACCCATCCCCCAAGCTGATCATAAACCCAGAGATTAAATCGCTAAAAGACTTAGAAACCTGGGTCACCATGGATGATTTCAGCGTAGAAGGCTATCAACACCATGAGGCCATTGCCTACCCGTTTTCGGTATAG
- the lgt gene encoding prolipoprotein diacylglyceryl transferase has protein sequence MIHPQFDPVALSIGPLSLPWFDIGPLSVHWYGLMYLAGFMAGQYLGIWRASRDAWRLFTPDQVKDLLFYIVVGIIVGGRVGYVLFYHIDLFFANPLYLFKVWEGGMSFHGGFLGVAVAVILFAKHTNKAWFAVGDFVAPLVPPGIFFGRFGNFWNGELWGRETDVAWGMIFPQIGDGLTRHPSQIYQMMGEGFLLFVVLWWFSAKPKPRMAVSAMFMIGYGVLRTAAEFFRQPDEHIGYLLGGYLTQGMLLSIPMIVVGGVLMTLAYRNPVFETAPESGKSKKKNKSGQPKKGAKK, from the coding sequence ATGATCCACCCTCAATTTGACCCCGTTGCCCTTAGCATTGGTCCGTTGTCTCTGCCTTGGTTTGATATTGGCCCACTGTCTGTGCATTGGTATGGCCTGATGTATTTAGCCGGTTTTATGGCTGGCCAATATTTGGGTATTTGGCGCGCCTCTAGAGATGCGTGGCGGTTGTTTACTCCCGATCAAGTTAAAGACCTGCTGTTTTATATCGTAGTCGGCATTATTGTCGGTGGTCGGGTCGGTTATGTGTTGTTTTATCATATCGATTTATTCTTTGCGAACCCGCTGTATCTATTTAAAGTGTGGGAAGGCGGAATGTCTTTTCACGGAGGCTTTTTAGGCGTCGCCGTCGCGGTTATTTTGTTTGCAAAACACACCAATAAAGCTTGGTTTGCGGTGGGTGATTTTGTCGCGCCACTGGTACCGCCAGGCATCTTTTTTGGCCGATTCGGAAATTTTTGGAACGGTGAACTTTGGGGTCGAGAAACCGACGTGGCTTGGGGCATGATCTTCCCGCAAATAGGCGATGGCCTAACCCGACATCCTTCACAGATATATCAAATGATGGGCGAAGGCTTTTTATTGTTCGTCGTCTTATGGTGGTTTAGTGCCAAACCTAAACCACGAATGGCCGTATCGGCCATGTTTATGATTGGCTACGGCGTGCTGAGAACCGCAGCGGAATTCTTTAGGCAACCCGATGAGCACATAGGGTACTTGTTAGGCGGCTATTTAACACAGGGCATGCTTCTCAGCATACCGATGATTGTAGTCGGTGGTGTACTTATGACTCTGGCCTATAGAAACCCAGTATTTGAAACCGCGCCTGAAAGCGGTAAAAGTAAGAAAAAGAATAAGTCTGGCCAACCAAAAAAAGGCGCTAAAAAATGA